In Deinococcus maricopensis DSM 21211, one genomic interval encodes:
- the coaE gene encoding dephospho-CoA kinase (Dephospho-CoA kinase (CoaE) performs the final step in coenzyme A biosynthesis.), with the protein MTPRRLGLTGSIGSGKSTVAHLLRARGLPVLDADAAAHAVSSHPATLAEVAAQLGPQYVQPGGLHRPALAELVFRDPDARATLNGIIHPRVRAHLAAQEAQAAQAGAAWVVQDVPLLFEGGLDASMDATLLVDAPLDVRVARVTARDGLRAEQVLARDAAQMPGAEKRRRATITLENDGDLAHLERQLDAALTALGVPTTPPSSAK; encoded by the coding sequence ATGACGCCCCGACGACTGGGCCTGACCGGCAGCATCGGCAGCGGCAAGAGCACCGTCGCGCACCTGCTGCGCGCCCGCGGCCTGCCCGTCCTCGACGCCGACGCCGCCGCGCACGCCGTCAGCAGCCACCCCGCCACCCTCGCCGAGGTGGCCGCGCAGCTCGGCCCGCAGTACGTCCAGCCGGGCGGGCTGCACCGCCCCGCCCTCGCCGAACTCGTGTTCCGCGACCCGGACGCACGCGCCACCCTGAACGGCATCATCCACCCACGCGTCCGCGCGCACCTCGCCGCGCAGGAAGCGCAAGCTGCCCAGGCAGGCGCCGCGTGGGTCGTGCAGGACGTCCCCCTGCTGTTCGAGGGTGGCCTGGACGCCAGCATGGACGCCACCCTCCTCGTGGACGCCCCACTCGACGTGCGCGTGGCGCGCGTGACCGCCCGCGACGGCCTGCGCGCCGAACAGGTCCTCGCCCGCGACGCCGCGCAGATGCCCGGCGCCGAGAAGCGCCGCCGCGCCACCATCACGCTCGAGAACGACGGCGACCTCGCACACCTCGAACGTCAGCTGGACGCCGCGCTCACGGCGCTGGGCGTCCCGACCACGCCACCGTCCTCCGCAAAGTAG
- the trpS gene encoding tryptophan--tRNA ligase, giving the protein MRQRILTGDRPTAPLHIGHYVGSLQSRVRLQREYDTFILIADVQALTDTFEHPERVRANVLQVALDYLAVGLDPQACTFVVQSMVPEIAELTVLYLNLVTVSHLRQNPTVKHEIAQKGFGENVPAGFFVYPVSQAADITAFGAHLVPVGDDQLPMIEQTNEIVRRFNRLYAPVLTETKALVGETARLPGTDGRAKMSKSLGNAIFLSDSVDEVARKVRGMYTDPNHLRADDAGTVEGNPVFAYLDAFDPDRAGVDALKAHYRRGGLGDVKVKRRLLEVLDGTLAPIRARRAEYARDLGYVRGVVQAGTQRGRAVAACTMGAVRAAMQLDYFAEDGGVVGTPSAVSAASS; this is encoded by the coding sequence ATGCGCCAACGCATCCTGACCGGAGACCGTCCCACCGCCCCGCTGCACATCGGCCACTACGTCGGCTCGCTGCAAAGCCGCGTGCGCCTGCAGCGCGAGTACGACACCTTCATCCTGATTGCGGACGTGCAGGCCCTCACGGACACCTTCGAGCATCCCGAACGGGTCCGCGCGAACGTCCTGCAAGTCGCCCTCGACTACCTCGCGGTGGGCCTGGACCCGCAGGCGTGCACGTTCGTGGTGCAGTCGATGGTGCCGGAAATCGCGGAGCTCACGGTGCTGTACCTGAACCTCGTGACGGTGTCGCACCTGCGGCAGAACCCGACCGTCAAACACGAGATCGCGCAGAAGGGCTTTGGTGAGAACGTCCCGGCGGGCTTTTTCGTGTACCCGGTGTCGCAGGCGGCGGACATCACGGCGTTCGGCGCGCACCTCGTCCCCGTCGGCGATGATCAGTTGCCCATGATCGAGCAGACGAACGAGATCGTGCGGCGCTTCAACCGCCTGTACGCCCCGGTGCTCACCGAGACGAAGGCGCTGGTGGGGGAGACGGCCCGTCTGCCTGGCACGGACGGCCGCGCGAAGATGAGCAAGAGCCTCGGCAACGCCATCTTCCTGTCGGACAGCGTGGACGAGGTGGCCCGCAAGGTGCGCGGCATGTACACCGACCCGAACCACCTGCGCGCCGACGACGCTGGCACGGTGGAGGGCAACCCGGTGTTCGCGTACCTCGATGCGTTCGACCCGGACCGCGCGGGCGTGGACGCGTTGAAGGCGCACTACCGCCGTGGCGGCTTGGGTGACGTGAAGGTGAAGCGGCGTCTGCTGGAGGTGCTGGACGGGACGCTCGCTCCGATTCGCGCGCGCCGCGCGGAGTACGCCCGGGACCTGGGGTACGTACGCGGCGTCGTGCAGGCGGGTACGCAGCGGGGCCGCGCCGTGGCGGCCTGCACCATGGGCGCGGTGCGCGCGGCCATGCAGCTCGACTACTTTGCGGAGGACGGTGGCGTGGTCGGGACGCCCAGCGCCGTGAGCGCGGCGTCCAGCTGA
- a CDS encoding CTP synthase: MKYIFVTGGVVSSLGKGVATASLGALLRARGLKVTAVKIDPYINIDAGTMRPYEHGEVFVTASGAETDLDLGNYERFLDLDVPEGSNITTGQVYQEVIRRERAGDYLSQTVQVIPHVTDEIKRRIRVAGERAGAEVVIVEVGGTVGDMESLPFLEAIRQFRFDEGDENTLYLHLTLVPYLGTSNEFKTKPTQHSVAALRSYGISPDIVMVRSKEKLPQDITRKIALFTSVRGERVFSSFDVPHIYEVPLALEEQGLGKAVEDLLRLERTHPNLGVWQNAVNVIKKPEREVTIAIAGKYTAMPDAYLSLLESLTHAGVANGARVNVKWVNAEEIEGDIEGQFEGAHGILVPGGFGIRGIEGKVCAAQYARERGVPYLGICLGMQIAVIEYARHKAGLTGANSAEFDPYAPHKVIDLMPEQLEVAGMGGTMRLGDWPMELRADTRIAELYGVPQGGVVMERHRHRYEVNPAYVEALQDAGLTISGVTPGMAGRGAGLVESIELPGHPFFVALQAHPEFKSRPMRASPPFAGFIAAALKNT; the protein is encoded by the coding sequence ATGAAATACATCTTCGTGACCGGCGGCGTCGTCAGCAGCCTCGGCAAGGGCGTGGCAACCGCGAGCCTCGGAGCGCTGCTGCGCGCCCGCGGCCTGAAAGTCACCGCCGTCAAAATCGACCCGTACATCAACATCGACGCGGGCACCATGCGCCCGTACGAGCACGGCGAGGTGTTCGTGACCGCGTCCGGCGCGGAAACCGACCTCGACCTCGGCAACTACGAACGCTTCCTCGACCTCGATGTGCCCGAAGGCAGCAACATCACCACCGGACAGGTGTACCAGGAAGTCATCCGCCGCGAGCGCGCCGGCGATTACCTGTCGCAGACCGTGCAGGTCATCCCGCACGTCACCGACGAGATCAAGCGCCGCATCCGCGTGGCCGGGGAACGCGCCGGCGCGGAAGTCGTGATCGTGGAGGTCGGCGGCACCGTCGGCGACATGGAAAGCCTGCCGTTCCTGGAGGCCATCCGCCAGTTCCGCTTCGACGAGGGCGACGAGAACACCCTGTACCTGCACCTCACGCTCGTGCCGTACCTCGGCACCAGCAACGAGTTCAAGACGAAGCCCACGCAGCACTCCGTGGCGGCCCTGCGCTCGTACGGCATCAGCCCGGACATCGTGATGGTCCGCAGCAAGGAGAAACTCCCGCAGGACATCACCCGCAAGATCGCGCTGTTCACCAGCGTCCGCGGCGAGCGCGTGTTCAGCAGCTTCGACGTGCCGCACATCTACGAGGTGCCGCTCGCGCTCGAGGAGCAGGGGCTCGGCAAGGCCGTGGAGGACCTACTGCGCCTGGAGCGCACGCACCCGAACCTGGGCGTGTGGCAGAACGCCGTGAACGTCATCAAGAAGCCCGAGCGGGAAGTGACCATCGCCATCGCCGGGAAGTACACGGCCATGCCGGACGCGTACCTGAGCCTGCTCGAAAGCCTCACGCACGCGGGCGTCGCGAACGGCGCGCGCGTGAACGTGAAGTGGGTGAACGCCGAGGAAATCGAGGGCGACATCGAAGGGCAGTTCGAGGGCGCGCACGGCATCCTCGTGCCCGGCGGCTTCGGCATCCGCGGGATCGAAGGCAAGGTGTGCGCGGCGCAGTACGCGCGCGAGCGCGGCGTGCCGTACCTCGGCATCTGCCTCGGCATGCAGATCGCCGTGATCGAGTACGCCCGCCACAAAGCGGGCCTGACCGGCGCGAACAGCGCCGAGTTCGACCCGTACGCGCCGCACAAGGTCATTGACCTGATGCCGGAGCAGCTGGAGGTCGCGGGCATGGGCGGCACCATGCGCCTCGGCGACTGGCCCATGGAACTCCGCGCGGACACGCGCATCGCGGAGCTGTACGGCGTGCCGCAGGGCGGCGTCGTCATGGAACGCCACCGTCACCGCTACGAGGTGAACCCCGCGTACGTGGAGGCGCTGCAGGACGCTGGCCTGACCATCAGCGGCGTAACGCCCGGCATGGCGGGGCGCGGCGCGGGCCTGGTGGAAAGCATCGAGCTGCCCGGCCACCCGTTCTTTGTGGCGCTGCAGGCACACCCGGAATTCAAGAGCCGCCCCATGCGCGCCAGCCCGCCGTTCGCAGGGTTCATCGCGGCGGCCCTCAAGAACACCTGA
- a CDS encoding serine hydrolase, with protein sequence MPLPFFLSTLLLPALASAPLPLAAQTPEITLTTLTCGTGPDVPEPTQPLPDLVTGRVAFYAERFDARTLAPVAAVGLDADRVVPLASAYKTLVAWSVLRDVDAGRLNLSTRVTSTPANRSIEGYSRGTNALGTLLERSIVNSENTAADILHRATGVRAVADLAVRAGGPCVRVETPNKAYWAAQAGQLPQLFPALTRTELRASAEAQYALPRDARLERSRALTTAALNVDPDALRREVDAYFKSDRYDPQVDTLLFNNATPRSFTDALKVAFTRNDLKVTTNRTFRNVMAQGCCRPKAPTLKFTYWGAKAGSGWRLLTLSGYVELPDGGRVAYLYANTDSDASEDAEIEAQIRPVVQWIDGVLADLVRAK encoded by the coding sequence ATGCCCCTCCCCTTTTTCCTCTCGACGCTGCTGCTGCCGGCGCTGGCGAGCGCGCCCCTGCCGCTCGCGGCGCAGACGCCCGAAATCACCCTGACGACCCTGACGTGCGGGACCGGCCCGGACGTGCCCGAGCCCACGCAGCCCCTGCCGGACCTCGTGACGGGCCGCGTGGCGTTCTACGCAGAACGCTTCGACGCCAGGACGCTCGCGCCCGTCGCGGCCGTGGGCCTCGACGCGGACCGCGTGGTGCCGCTCGCCAGCGCGTACAAGACGCTGGTGGCGTGGAGCGTCCTGCGGGACGTGGACGCCGGCCGCCTGAACCTCAGCACCCGGGTCACGAGCACGCCGGCGAACCGCAGCATCGAAGGGTACTCGCGCGGCACGAACGCGCTCGGGACGCTGCTGGAACGCTCCATCGTGAACAGCGAGAACACCGCCGCGGACATCCTGCACCGCGCGACGGGCGTGCGGGCCGTCGCGGACCTCGCCGTGCGCGCGGGCGGCCCGTGCGTGCGCGTGGAAACGCCGAACAAGGCGTACTGGGCCGCGCAGGCCGGGCAGCTGCCGCAGCTGTTCCCGGCGCTGACCCGCACGGAGTTGCGCGCCAGCGCGGAAGCGCAGTACGCCCTCCCGCGCGACGCGCGCCTGGAACGCTCGCGCGCGCTCACCACCGCGGCCCTGAATGTCGACCCGGACGCGCTGCGCCGCGAGGTGGACGCGTACTTCAAGAGCGACCGGTACGACCCGCAGGTGGACACGCTGCTGTTCAACAACGCCACGCCGCGCAGCTTCACGGACGCGCTGAAGGTCGCGTTCACGCGCAACGACCTGAAGGTCACGACGAACCGGACGTTCCGGAACGTGATGGCGCAGGGCTGCTGCCGCCCGAAAGCGCCCACCCTGAAGTTCACGTACTGGGGCGCGAAAGCGGGCAGCGGGTGGCGCCTGCTGACGCTCAGCGGGTACGTGGAACTGCCGGACGGCGGGCGCGTGGCGTACCTGTACGCGAACACGGACAGTGACGCCAGCGAGGACGCGGAGATCGAGGCGCAGATCCGCCCGGTGGTGCAGTGGATCGACGGGGTCCTCGCGGACCTCGTGCGCGCCAAATGA
- a CDS encoding CoA transferase subunit A, whose product MNKEFESALAALDGLQDGMTIMVGGFGLVGAPLTLIDALCEHGASDLTIISNNLGEPGGKGLSRLLGLGRIRRAIGSYFTSNPEVVAAVERGELSVTLLPQGTLAEAIRAGGAGLGGFFTPVGAGTLLAEGKEQREIGGRLHVLEAPLTADFALVRARTADAYGNLHYARTQQNFNPAMASAARVTVAEVDDVVPVGALDPEAVHTPHVFVSRLTRARTLITDVKSVQEMLK is encoded by the coding sequence GTGAACAAGGAGTTCGAGTCCGCGCTCGCCGCGCTGGACGGCCTTCAGGACGGCATGACCATCATGGTCGGCGGGTTCGGGCTGGTCGGCGCGCCCCTCACGCTCATCGACGCGCTGTGCGAACACGGCGCGAGCGACCTCACCATTATCAGCAACAACCTCGGCGAACCCGGCGGGAAGGGCCTGTCGCGCCTGCTCGGCCTGGGGCGCATCCGCCGCGCCATCGGCAGCTACTTCACCAGCAACCCGGAAGTCGTCGCGGCCGTGGAGCGCGGCGAACTGAGCGTCACGCTGCTCCCGCAGGGCACCCTCGCGGAAGCGATCCGCGCGGGCGGCGCGGGCCTGGGCGGATTCTTCACGCCGGTCGGCGCGGGCACCCTGCTCGCCGAAGGCAAGGAGCAGCGCGAGATCGGCGGGCGACTGCACGTCCTCGAAGCGCCGCTCACGGCGGACTTCGCGCTCGTGCGCGCCCGCACCGCCGACGCGTACGGGAACCTGCACTACGCGCGCACGCAGCAGAACTTTAACCCCGCCATGGCGAGCGCCGCGCGCGTCACCGTAGCGGAAGTGGACGACGTCGTCCCCGTGGGCGCCCTTGACCCGGAAGCGGTGCACACCCCGCACGTGTTCGTGTCACGCCTCACGCGCGCGCGCACGCTCATCACGGACGTGAAGAGCGTGCAGGAGATGCTCAAGTAG
- a CDS encoding transcription elongation factor GreA, whose amino-acid sequence MTREKITMTRKGYDKLRETLEYLQTTRREQISEYMGSALADGDIRESAAYDEARMQQSENEARILELEDQLSRAQIVEEGSQTGIGLGAKVRVKDAKGNERDIEIVGTYEADALKGKISDHSPLGQALAGHGTGDMVVVNLPKGQQKFTVISVKYD is encoded by the coding sequence ATGACCCGAGAAAAAATCACCATGACCCGCAAGGGCTACGACAAGCTCCGCGAAACCCTCGAATACCTTCAGACCACCCGCCGCGAACAGATCAGCGAGTACATGGGCAGCGCCCTCGCGGACGGCGACATCCGCGAAAGCGCCGCGTACGACGAGGCGCGCATGCAGCAGTCCGAGAACGAGGCGCGCATCCTCGAACTCGAAGACCAGCTGTCCCGCGCGCAGATCGTCGAGGAAGGCAGCCAAACCGGCATCGGCCTCGGCGCGAAGGTCCGCGTGAAAGACGCCAAAGGCAACGAGCGCGACATCGAGATCGTCGGCACGTACGAAGCGGACGCCCTCAAAGGCAAAATCAGCGACCACAGCCCGCTCGGCCAGGCCCTCGCCGGACACGGCACCGGCGACATGGTCGTCGTGAACCTGCCCAAAGGGCAGCAGAAGTTCACGGTCATCAGCGTCAAGTACGACTGA
- a CDS encoding 3-oxoacid CoA-transferase subunit B — MTQATAQASTTAPTMGTRDVIAARAARELREHDIVNLGIGIPALVPRYLNGLNVFLHSENGVLGFGETPTPDEVDPDLVNAGKQPVSMRDGCAFFDSSASFGMIRGGHVDACVIGALQVSASGDIANWAVPGKAVLGVGGAMDLCAGARRVIVTMTHTERDGTPKIVPALTLPATAFGVVERIVTELAVFRVEAGALVLVELQPGATLEQVQARTGAPFTVRPD; from the coding sequence ATGACTCAGGCAACGGCACAGGCCAGCACCACGGCGCCCACCATGGGCACGCGCGACGTCATCGCGGCACGCGCCGCGCGGGAATTGCGCGAGCATGACATCGTGAACCTCGGGATCGGCATTCCCGCGCTCGTGCCCCGCTACCTGAACGGCCTGAACGTGTTCCTGCACAGCGAGAACGGCGTGCTCGGCTTCGGCGAGACGCCCACCCCGGACGAGGTCGACCCGGACCTCGTGAACGCCGGGAAGCAGCCCGTGAGCATGCGTGATGGGTGCGCGTTCTTCGACAGCAGCGCGAGCTTCGGCATGATCCGCGGCGGGCACGTGGACGCCTGCGTCATCGGCGCGCTGCAGGTGAGCGCCAGCGGCGACATCGCCAACTGGGCGGTACCCGGCAAGGCCGTGCTGGGCGTGGGCGGCGCAATGGACCTGTGCGCGGGCGCGCGGCGCGTGATCGTCACGATGACGCACACCGAACGGGACGGCACGCCGAAAATCGTGCCCGCGCTGACGCTGCCCGCCACGGCGTTCGGCGTGGTGGAACGCATCGTCACGGAACTCGCCGTGTTCCGCGTGGAAGCGGGCGCGCTCGTGCTGGTGGAACTCCAGCCGGGCGCGACCCTGGAGCAGGTGCAGGCCCGCACGGGCGCGCCGTTCACCGTCCGCCCCGACTGA
- the mnmA gene encoding tRNA 2-thiouridine(34) synthase MnmA, translating into MTDMSGGTGKRVLCAMSGGVDSSVSAQLLKDQGYDVIGAMMRFWPDNKRTDTFDSCCSPDAAYEARRVADQVGVPFYLLDYRDEFKRNIMDPFLEDYARGRTPNPCVNCNTKVKFDALVKKARMLGCEYVATGHYVRREDVPTADGGVEVQFHRGDDPRKDQTYFLWGTPRDALKYILFPVGQMEKPRVREIAEEHGLLTAQKPESQNICFVPGAVKDFVAEFVPQRTGYIVDIHTGDVVGEHLGTQFYTLGQKKGLGLYKTHEVRFVVHLDPDTNIVWVGDQVDCQWTGVRARGANYLLDVADLPQEVDVQVRYRTKPVRARVLRADEDGFELAFAEAQFAVTPGQSAVLYDGTRLLGGGLIEDHVRDLPAVRLPKRRPVAVAAP; encoded by the coding sequence ATGACCGACATGAGCGGAGGAACCGGAAAACGAGTGTTGTGCGCCATGTCTGGCGGCGTGGACTCCAGCGTGAGCGCCCAGCTGCTCAAAGACCAGGGCTATGACGTGATTGGCGCCATGATGCGCTTCTGGCCCGACAACAAACGCACGGACACCTTCGATTCCTGCTGCTCGCCCGACGCCGCGTACGAGGCGCGCCGCGTGGCGGACCAGGTGGGCGTGCCGTTCTATCTGCTGGATTACCGTGACGAGTTCAAGCGCAACATCATGGACCCGTTCCTTGAGGATTATGCGCGGGGCCGCACGCCGAACCCCTGCGTGAACTGCAACACCAAGGTGAAGTTCGACGCGCTCGTCAAGAAGGCCCGCATGCTCGGCTGCGAGTACGTCGCGACCGGCCATTATGTGCGCCGCGAGGACGTGCCCACCGCGGACGGCGGCGTGGAGGTGCAGTTCCACCGCGGCGACGACCCCCGCAAGGACCAGACGTACTTCCTGTGGGGCACGCCCCGCGACGCGCTGAAGTACATCCTGTTCCCGGTCGGGCAGATGGAGAAGCCCCGCGTGCGCGAGATCGCCGAGGAGCACGGCCTGCTCACGGCGCAGAAGCCGGAAAGTCAGAACATCTGCTTCGTGCCGGGCGCCGTGAAGGACTTCGTGGCGGAGTTCGTGCCGCAGCGCACCGGGTACATCGTGGACATCCACACGGGCGACGTGGTCGGCGAGCACCTGGGCACGCAGTTCTACACGCTCGGGCAGAAGAAGGGCCTGGGGCTGTACAAGACGCACGAGGTGCGCTTCGTGGTGCACCTCGACCCGGACACGAACATCGTGTGGGTCGGCGATCAGGTGGACTGCCAGTGGACGGGCGTACGGGCGCGCGGCGCGAACTACCTGCTGGACGTCGCGGACTTGCCGCAGGAAGTGGACGTGCAGGTCCGCTACCGCACGAAGCCCGTGCGCGCGCGGGTGCTGCGCGCTGACGAGGACGGGTTCGAGCTGGCGTTCGCGGAGGCGCAGTTCGCGGTGACGCCCGGGCAGAGCGCCGTGCTGTACGACGGCACGCGCCTGCTCGGCGGCGGCCTGATCGAGGATCACGTGCGGGACCTGCCCGCCGTGCGCCTGCCAAAGCGTCGGCCCGTCGCGGTGGCGGCGCCGTAA
- the lysA gene encoding diaminopimelate decarboxylase yields MLSGFLPGDRIVYRRTFIECASRGASRPPYDRAVIASDLLLDAAERFGTPLYVYDAAELDAAVGRVRAAFGHARVSYAMKANSNLTVLRRLQARGIGFECVSLGELHRAREVGARGDDVLVNGPAKSAEEYTLGAALGATFIVDREEEVALLPPRSRALVRVNPALDVSTHDHLATGAAISKFGVRLDVAADVLAALRAAGHDARGLHVHIGSAIRDAADFERAFARLADLAPLTGPLEVLDVGGGWSLDADLHGIAARAREAASAFGAQVWVEPGRYLVAGAGALLTRVVGLKRTGRSFALIDAGMTELLRPMLYGAQHPVQALWSGADVQTYDLAGPACESGDLLARDVRLPEPHVGAVIAVGEAGAYGASMSSTYLTRSRPMEVLWDGEWSVIRRRETPQDLWATEV; encoded by the coding sequence ATGCTGTCCGGGTTCCTGCCGGGGGACCGCATCGTGTACCGGAGGACGTTCATAGAGTGCGCATCGCGCGGAGCCTCACGCCCGCCGTACGATAGGGCGGTGATCGCCTCCGACCTGCTGCTCGACGCCGCCGAGCGTTTTGGAACGCCCCTCTACGTGTACGACGCTGCTGAACTCGACGCGGCCGTGGGGCGGGTGCGCGCGGCGTTCGGGCACGCGCGCGTCTCGTACGCGATGAAAGCCAACTCGAATCTCACCGTCCTGCGGCGCCTGCAGGCGCGCGGCATCGGGTTCGAGTGTGTGAGCCTGGGGGAACTGCACCGCGCGCGCGAGGTGGGCGCGCGCGGCGACGACGTTCTCGTGAACGGCCCGGCGAAAAGCGCGGAAGAGTACACGCTCGGCGCGGCGCTCGGCGCGACGTTCATCGTGGACCGCGAGGAGGAGGTGGCGCTCCTCCCGCCGCGCTCCAGGGCGCTGGTGCGCGTGAACCCGGCGCTGGACGTGAGCACGCACGACCACCTCGCGACGGGCGCGGCCATCAGCAAGTTCGGCGTGCGCCTCGACGTGGCCGCGGACGTGCTGGCGGCGCTGCGCGCGGCGGGGCATGACGCGCGCGGCCTGCACGTGCACATTGGGAGTGCCATCCGGGATGCGGCGGATTTCGAGCGGGCGTTCGCGCGCCTCGCGGACCTCGCGCCGCTCACGGGGCCGCTGGAGGTGCTGGACGTGGGCGGCGGCTGGAGCCTCGACGCGGACCTGCACGGCATCGCCGCGCGGGCGCGTGAGGCAGCGTCGGCGTTTGGCGCGCAGGTGTGGGTGGAGCCGGGCCGGTACCTCGTGGCGGGCGCGGGCGCGCTGCTCACGCGCGTGGTCGGCCTGAAACGCACCGGGCGGTCCTTCGCACTCATCGACGCGGGCATGACGGAACTGCTGCGGCCCATGCTGTACGGCGCGCAGCATCCCGTGCAGGCGCTGTGGAGCGGCGCGGACGTGCAGACGTACGACCTGGCTGGCCCGGCGTGTGAGAGCGGCGACCTGCTCGCGCGGGATGTGCGCCTCCCGGAGCCGCACGTGGGCGCGGTCATCGCGGTCGGGGAGGCGGGCGCGTACGGCGCGAGCATGAGCAGCACGTACCTCACGCGCTCGCGCCCCATGGAGGTCCTCTGGGACGGCGAATGGAGCGTCATTCGCCGCCGGGAAACGCCGCAGGACCTCTGGGCGACCGAGGTGTAA
- a CDS encoding NAD-dependent epimerase/dehydratase family protein, whose product MNRILITGAAGEIGRALRAQLPALFPDTERPTLRLTDIAPLGEAGAGEEVMQADLTDAAQMLEVLRGVDGVVHLGGIPNEHTYDMIRRVNMDGTQHVYEAARQAGARRVVFASSIHTVGYHPRTPITPDVPVRPDTFYGVSKVFGEALGRMYVEKHGLEVVNVRICSFQERPRDRRHLSTWLSPRDAAQLVYRGLTAPGITYLTVAGISGNTRAWMTPDGWDALGYVPQDDAEAYASEVEPLHGPEDAISERTQGGVFTEPDYVGLAK is encoded by the coding sequence ATGAACCGCATCCTGATCACCGGCGCGGCCGGCGAGATCGGGCGCGCGCTGCGCGCCCAGCTGCCCGCGCTGTTTCCCGACACCGAGCGCCCCACCCTGCGCCTCACGGACATCGCGCCACTCGGCGAGGCCGGGGCAGGGGAGGAGGTCATGCAGGCGGACCTGACGGACGCCGCGCAGATGCTGGAGGTGCTGCGGGGCGTGGACGGCGTGGTGCACCTGGGCGGCATCCCGAACGAGCACACGTACGACATGATCCGCCGCGTGAACATGGACGGCACGCAGCACGTGTACGAGGCGGCGCGTCAGGCAGGCGCGCGCCGCGTGGTGTTCGCGTCGAGCATCCACACGGTCGGGTACCACCCGCGCACACCCATCACGCCGGACGTGCCGGTGCGCCCAGACACGTTCTACGGCGTGAGCAAGGTGTTCGGCGAGGCGCTCGGGCGGATGTACGTGGAGAAGCACGGCCTGGAGGTCGTGAACGTCCGCATCTGCTCGTTCCAGGAGCGGCCGCGGGACCGTCGGCACCTCAGCACGTGGCTGAGCCCGCGTGACGCGGCGCAACTGGTGTACCGGGGGCTGACGGCGCCGGGCATCACGTACCTGACGGTGGCGGGCATCAGCGGGAACACGCGCGCGTGGATGACGCCGGACGGGTGGGACGCCCTGGGGTACGTGCCGCAGGACGACGCGGAGGCGTACGCGAGTGAGGTCGAGCCCCTGCACGGGCCGGAGGACGCGATCAGCGAGCGGACGCAGGGAGGCGTGTTCACCGAGCCCGATTACGTGGGCCTGGCGAAGTAA
- a CDS encoding nucleoside deaminase: MTSTHMQEAARLALENVTSGHGGPFGAVIVKDGEIIARGANNVTASNDPTAHAEVTAIRAAAAKLGRFDLSDCEIYTSCEPCPMCLGAIYWARLQRVHYGCTQADADAIGFSDQFIYQELDKPKAERALPMLPEGREESLEAFRAWTHSTEKIEY, encoded by the coding sequence ATGACCAGCACGCACATGCAGGAGGCCGCGCGCCTCGCCCTCGAGAACGTTACCAGCGGCCACGGCGGCCCGTTCGGCGCCGTCATCGTCAAGGACGGTGAAATCATCGCGCGCGGCGCGAACAACGTCACGGCCTCGAATGATCCGACCGCGCACGCGGAAGTCACCGCGATTCGCGCGGCCGCCGCGAAGCTCGGGCGGTTCGACCTGTCCGACTGCGAGATCTACACCAGCTGCGAGCCGTGCCCGATGTGCCTGGGCGCGATCTACTGGGCGCGGCTGCAGCGCGTGCACTACGGATGCACGCAGGCCGACGCGGACGCCATCGGGTTCAGCGACCAGTTTATTTATCAGGAGCTCGACAAACCCAAAGCGGAGCGCGCGCTGCCCATGCTGCCCGAGGGCCGCGAGGAAAGCCTCGAAGCCTTCAGGGCGTGGACGCACAGCACCGAGAAGATCGAGTACTGA
- a CDS encoding DUF1572 family protein produces MTQLDVGAVFLAETITRMQAVRDLGAGALAQLRAEQWHAALGPDENSAAVIVQHLAGNMQSRWAGFPDADGESAARDRDAEFDDQGLDVSALLARWDAGWAVFLAALERLTPEDLTRTVTIRGEAHTVLAAVQRQVAHYSGHVYQLVFLARHLRGADWRTLSIPRGGSAAFNARMAERHPGR; encoded by the coding sequence ATGACGCAACTGGACGTGGGCGCGGTGTTCCTGGCGGAAACGATCACGCGGATGCAGGCCGTGCGGGACCTGGGCGCGGGGGCACTCGCGCAGCTCCGCGCGGAACAGTGGCACGCGGCCCTCGGCCCGGACGAGAACAGCGCCGCGGTCATCGTGCAGCACCTCGCGGGGAACATGCAGTCCCGCTGGGCGGGCTTCCCGGACGCAGACGGTGAGAGCGCCGCCCGGGACCGCGACGCCGAGTTCGACGATCAGGGCCTGGACGTGTCGGCGCTGCTGGCCCGCTGGGACGCGGGGTGGGCGGTGTTCCTGGCGGCTTTGGAGCGCCTGACGCCCGAGGACCTGACGCGTACGGTCACGATTCGGGGGGAGGCGCACACGGTGCTCGCGGCGGTGCAGCGGCAGGTGGCGCATTACAGCGGGCACGTGTACCAGCTGGTGTTCCTCGCGCGGCACCTGCGCGGCGCGGACTGGCGGACGCTCAGCATTCCGCGCGGCGGCAGCGCCGCGTTCAACGCGCGGATGGCCGAGCGCCACCCCGGGCGTTAG